A single Silvibacterium dinghuense DNA region contains:
- a CDS encoding DUF1800 domain-containing protein, producing the protein MPVPSPRALSGVLLSSLLAVSLYGQTAGTAGHHGSGHHAATSEPPSAPLNNHELAAQMLARFTFGAQPGEVDAVAKLGPDAWFAQQLQPDTIPDPAVDRAMGSFPSLYLPPSELLVRFPSNFFIRQIAEGKRPLPTDPALRPIYETLLWKYQQRQAQQAAVAAGTAQEPTDDQKKQQRQASAHQAQALADQMLAVPRAQRMQAIFALPVEQRATLAEFVPDPQKGLLLRDFNTREKEQFAVLAGGPDALHVIDGELQQAKLLRAVASQRQLLEVMTDFWFNHFNVDIRKDAAQWYTPTYERDAIRAHALGKFSDLLLATAQHPAMLYYLDNWSSFGPDSRAGGKTNKKGAERGLNENYGREVMELHTVGVDGGYSQADVTNLSKILTGWTIDQPQQGGGFLFDERRHEPGSIPWFGHTVQDNGFEEGRQALLWLAAQPQTAHHISFQLAQRFIADDPPPALVDRMTKTWLATGGDIRQVLLTMVHSPEFRSRRYTHNLVKTPLGFVASTLRATDTDVATTPGSLGALTQVIAQMGEPLYQDQPPTGYATTADHWMNTAALVSRLNFSLQFTQGKIGGLHFDAPRLLAEGLLARPAETPRAMRTPYGEKTVALTTSTLPAGQIPSGQDEALALMEQMLLSGQISEKTSAVIRHELSMPVTAGTGANANMPAPQSTQPQDPAQALNTIAALLLGSPEFQLY; encoded by the coding sequence ATGCCCGTTCCCTCCCCACGCGCTCTTTCCGGCGTTCTGCTTTCCAGCCTTCTGGCTGTCAGCCTCTATGGACAGACCGCCGGAACGGCCGGCCATCACGGCAGCGGGCATCACGCAGCGACGTCTGAGCCCCCTTCGGCACCGCTCAATAACCATGAGCTCGCCGCACAGATGCTCGCCCGCTTCACCTTCGGCGCGCAGCCCGGCGAAGTCGATGCCGTCGCGAAGCTCGGCCCTGACGCATGGTTCGCCCAGCAGCTCCAGCCGGATACGATCCCCGATCCTGCCGTCGACCGCGCCATGGGCAGCTTCCCCTCGCTCTATCTGCCTCCCTCCGAGCTTCTGGTGCGTTTCCCTTCCAACTTTTTCATTCGCCAGATCGCCGAAGGCAAGCGCCCGCTGCCCACCGACCCGGCTCTCAGACCGATCTACGAAACCCTGCTCTGGAAGTATCAGCAGCGCCAGGCCCAGCAGGCCGCCGTCGCCGCCGGAACCGCGCAGGAGCCCACCGACGACCAGAAGAAGCAGCAGCGACAAGCATCTGCCCATCAGGCGCAGGCTCTTGCCGACCAGATGCTCGCCGTGCCTCGCGCACAGCGCATGCAGGCCATCTTTGCCCTGCCCGTCGAGCAGCGCGCCACGCTGGCCGAGTTTGTCCCCGATCCGCAAAAAGGCCTGCTCCTGCGTGACTTCAATACACGGGAAAAAGAGCAGTTCGCCGTCCTCGCCGGAGGCCCTGATGCCCTGCACGTGATCGATGGCGAGCTCCAGCAGGCCAAACTGCTCCGCGCCGTTGCCAGCCAGCGTCAGCTCCTCGAGGTGATGACCGACTTCTGGTTCAACCACTTCAACGTCGACATCCGCAAAGACGCCGCACAGTGGTACACGCCCACCTACGAACGGGACGCCATCCGCGCTCACGCCCTGGGCAAGTTCAGCGACCTGCTCCTCGCTACGGCCCAGCATCCGGCCATGCTCTATTACCTCGACAACTGGTCGAGCTTCGGTCCGGATTCGCGTGCCGGAGGCAAAACCAACAAGAAGGGCGCCGAGCGCGGCCTCAATGAGAACTATGGCCGCGAAGTCATGGAGCTGCATACCGTCGGCGTCGACGGAGGCTACAGCCAGGCCGATGTCACCAACCTGTCGAAGATTCTCACCGGCTGGACCATCGACCAGCCCCAGCAGGGCGGAGGCTTTCTCTTCGACGAACGACGCCACGAACCCGGCTCCATCCCATGGTTCGGCCACACCGTGCAGGACAATGGCTTCGAAGAAGGGCGCCAGGCGCTCCTCTGGCTTGCCGCGCAGCCGCAGACCGCGCACCATATCAGCTTCCAGCTCGCGCAGCGCTTCATCGCCGATGATCCGCCGCCTGCGCTCGTCGATCGCATGACGAAGACCTGGCTCGCCACGGGCGGCGATATCCGCCAGGTGCTGCTCACCATGGTGCACTCGCCGGAGTTCCGCTCCCGCCGTTATACGCACAACCTGGTCAAGACACCGCTCGGCTTTGTGGCCTCAACTCTGCGCGCCACCGACACGGACGTTGCTACGACCCCCGGCAGCCTCGGCGCCCTCACGCAGGTCATCGCGCAGATGGGTGAGCCGCTTTATCAGGATCAACCACCCACCGGCTATGCCACCACCGCCGACCACTGGATGAACACCGCAGCCCTTGTCTCGCGCCTCAACTTCTCCCTGCAATTCACGCAGGGCAAAATCGGCGGCCTGCACTTTGACGCGCCCCGCCTGCTGGCCGAAGGACTGCTCGCCCGTCCGGCAGAGACGCCGCGCGCGATGCGCACCCCCTACGGAGAAAAGACGGTAGCTCTCACCACCAGCACGCTCCCTGCCGGCCAGATCCCCAGCGGTCAGGATGAAGCCCTTGCCCTCATGGAGCAGATGCTGCTCTCCGGACAGATCTCAGAGAAGACCAGCGCCGTCATCCGCCACGAGCTGAGCATGCCCGTAACCGCGGGGACCGGAGCGAATGCGAACATGCCGGCACCGCAATCCACACAGCCGCAGGACCCCGCGCAGGCTCTCAATACGATTGCCGCGCTGCTCCTCGGCTCACCCGAATTTCAGCTGTACTGA
- a CDS encoding helix-turn-helix transcriptional regulator yields MTEMLTPREAALRLGIAYPTVKQWIYHGKLKAVKTPGGHYRIAEDELDQFLHKVKKPDSPKREMLRTVSGRNQLVGRIVELKVEGLMAQVKLSIGGQIITSIITADAVREMRLKVGETVAALIKSTEVMVLRV; encoded by the coding sequence ATGACGGAGATGCTCACTCCACGCGAAGCCGCGCTGCGGCTGGGTATCGCCTATCCGACGGTCAAGCAGTGGATCTATCACGGCAAGCTGAAAGCGGTGAAGACGCCGGGCGGCCACTACCGCATCGCCGAAGACGAGCTTGACCAGTTTCTGCACAAGGTGAAGAAACCCGATTCGCCGAAACGCGAGATGCTGCGCACAGTGAGCGGGCGCAATCAGCTGGTAGGCCGGATCGTGGAGCTGAAGGTGGAAGGGCTGATGGCGCAGGTGAAGCTCTCGATCGGCGGACAGATCATCACGTCGATCATCACCGCGGATGCGGTGCGCGAAATGCGTCTGAAAGTGGGAGAGACGGTGGCTGCGCTGATCAAATCGACTGAGGTGATGGTGCTGCGTGTTTGA
- the trxA gene encoding thioredoxin, translated as MAGQGILEVTDTNFEQEVLQSEQPVLVDFWAAWCGPCKALAPIVDELATQYAGQVKVAKLDVDRNNATPMRYGIRGIPALLLFKDGKVADQIVGYVPKETIEKSLSRFVETAKA; from the coding sequence ATGGCGGGACAAGGAATTCTTGAGGTAACGGACACAAACTTCGAGCAGGAAGTCCTGCAGTCGGAGCAGCCGGTTCTGGTTGATTTCTGGGCGGCATGGTGCGGTCCCTGTAAGGCTCTGGCTCCCATCGTCGATGAGCTCGCGACGCAGTATGCCGGCCAGGTGAAGGTGGCCAAGCTCGACGTGGATCGCAACAACGCGACCCCCATGCGCTATGGCATCCGCGGCATCCCCGCGCTGCTGCTCTTCAAGGACGGCAAGGTTGCCGACCAGATCGTCGGTTACGTCCCCAAAGAGACGATCGAGAAGAGCCTCTCCCGTTTCGTCGAGACCGCCAAGGCCTAA
- a CDS encoding 2-keto-4-pentenoate hydratase — MRQAAEILLRARRERTPVAALPEDLAPHDLDEAYALQSIVAEALGPVQGWKVGAPSPEAMPLFSAMPAWGGFTPSGAHVSEHFRRLRGVEGEIAFLIGSDLPPRSTPYTREEVIAAIASAHPAIELLESAFEDPDKTPRFSTIGDLQSNGGFIYGAALEGWQSVDLTRESVSVVIDGVVRFGGTASNSAGTDLLRLVTYLANEGSYRTGGLRAGDWVTTGSWSGKELALPGSRVDVEFSTFGTVTLHF, encoded by the coding sequence TTGCGGCAAGCAGCGGAGATCCTGCTGCGTGCGCGGCGGGAGCGGACGCCGGTTGCGGCTCTGCCTGAAGATCTGGCTCCGCATGACCTGGACGAAGCCTATGCGCTGCAGTCGATTGTGGCCGAGGCATTGGGCCCGGTGCAGGGATGGAAGGTCGGCGCTCCTTCGCCCGAGGCGATGCCGCTTTTTTCGGCCATGCCGGCTTGGGGTGGATTCACCCCGTCGGGTGCCCATGTCTCGGAACACTTCCGGCGGCTGCGCGGGGTCGAGGGAGAGATCGCCTTCCTGATCGGCAGCGACCTGCCGCCGCGGAGCACCCCTTATACGCGCGAGGAAGTCATCGCGGCCATTGCCAGCGCGCATCCGGCGATCGAACTGTTGGAGTCGGCCTTCGAAGATCCGGACAAGACGCCGCGATTCTCGACGATCGGCGACCTGCAGTCGAATGGCGGCTTTATTTATGGGGCGGCACTTGAAGGCTGGCAGAGCGTGGATCTGACCAGGGAGTCGGTCTCAGTGGTGATCGACGGCGTGGTGCGCTTTGGAGGCACAGCCTCGAACTCGGCGGGCACCGACCTGCTGCGGCTGGTGACGTACCTCGCCAATGAGGGCAGCTATCGTACGGGCGGCCTGCGCGCGGGTGACTGGGTGACGACGGGAAGCTGGTCCGGCAAGGAGCTGGCGTTGCCGGGCTCGCGCGTGGACGTGGAGTTCTCGACCTTCGGGACCGTGACGTTGCACTTCTGA
- the msrP gene encoding protein-methionine-sulfoxide reductase catalytic subunit MsrP: protein MWIRKASEIPSSEITPKSSWLNRRAFMAAAGAAGLAAVAGKDLERLAHPDGVHADTKLSTVSSPLSGRGLTETAYNDITHYNNFYEFGTDKGDPSRNAWRLKTRPWTVSVEGLVKTKKTFDIDSLMKLRPLEDRIYRFRCVEAWSMVIPWVGYSLSEFIQQCDPLPSAKYVQFLSLADPKQMPGLGESSIQWPYSEGLRMDEAMHPLTLFTFGLYGETLPNQDGAPVRIVVPWKYGFKSAKSIVKVRFLDKQPRTTWNDLAPDEYGFYSNVNPNVDHPRWSQKTERVIGASLFHQRQSTLMFNGYEDQVAGLYKGMDLRRNY from the coding sequence ATGTGGATAAGGAAGGCAAGCGAGATTCCCTCCTCGGAGATCACGCCGAAGTCCTCCTGGCTGAATCGCCGTGCTTTCATGGCCGCCGCCGGCGCAGCCGGTTTAGCCGCGGTTGCAGGCAAGGACCTCGAACGGCTCGCACATCCAGACGGAGTCCATGCCGATACCAAGCTCTCGACGGTCTCCAGTCCGCTCTCCGGCAGGGGACTCACGGAGACGGCCTACAACGACATCACCCATTACAACAATTTCTATGAATTCGGCACCGACAAAGGCGATCCCTCACGCAATGCCTGGCGCCTGAAGACCCGCCCCTGGACAGTCAGCGTCGAGGGCCTGGTCAAGACGAAGAAGACCTTCGATATCGACAGCCTGATGAAGCTCCGCCCGCTCGAGGACCGTATCTATCGCTTCCGCTGCGTCGAAGCCTGGAGCATGGTCATTCCCTGGGTCGGATACTCGCTCTCCGAATTCATCCAGCAGTGCGACCCGCTTCCTTCGGCGAAATATGTCCAGTTCCTCTCGCTTGCCGATCCCAAGCAGATGCCAGGTCTTGGCGAATCCTCTATCCAGTGGCCGTATTCCGAAGGCCTGCGCATGGATGAGGCCATGCACCCGCTCACCCTGTTCACCTTCGGCCTCTATGGAGAAACCCTGCCGAATCAGGATGGCGCTCCTGTGCGCATCGTCGTGCCCTGGAAATATGGCTTCAAGTCGGCAAAATCCATCGTCAAGGTGCGCTTTCTCGATAAGCAGCCACGCACCACCTGGAATGATCTTGCCCCGGATGAATACGGCTTCTACTCCAACGTGAATCCGAATGTCGACCATCCCCGCTGGAGCCAGAAGACCGAGCGCGTGATCGGTGCTTCTCTCTTTCATCAGCGCCAGTCCACACTCATGTTCAACGGCTACGAGGATCAGGTCGCCGGCCTCTACAAAGGCATGGACCTGCGCAGGAATTACTGA
- a CDS encoding methylated-DNA--[protein]-cysteine S-methyltransferase, producing the protein MSLFYQCVLSPVGELTLVASSRGLVAVLWENDDPLRVRLSDLAEDPQQRILVQAESELKEYFAGQRRAFSVPLDLRGTSFQRQVWEALLGIPFGETRTYGQLARTLGNPKASRAVGSANRCNPVSIIVPCHRVIGTSGKLTGFAGGLEAKAYLLDFENRDKAFSTAEIRVSRGAARQSY; encoded by the coding sequence ATGAGCCTGTTCTACCAATGCGTGCTTTCGCCGGTGGGAGAGCTCACGCTCGTGGCGAGCAGCCGCGGGCTGGTTGCGGTTCTCTGGGAGAACGACGATCCTCTGCGTGTGCGGCTCTCCGATCTTGCCGAGGACCCGCAGCAGCGCATCCTCGTGCAGGCCGAGTCTGAGCTGAAAGAGTATTTCGCGGGGCAGCGTCGGGCGTTCTCCGTGCCGCTCGATCTGCGAGGCACGAGTTTTCAAAGACAGGTATGGGAGGCGCTGCTCGGCATTCCGTTCGGAGAGACGCGCACCTATGGACAGCTGGCTCGGACGCTCGGCAATCCGAAGGCCAGCCGCGCTGTGGGCTCGGCAAACCGCTGCAATCCGGTGTCGATCATTGTTCCATGCCATCGCGTGATCGGCACATCCGGAAAGCTGACCGGTTTCGCCGGCGGTCTCGAAGCAAAGGCGTATCTGCTCGACTTCGAGAACCGCGATAAAGCATTCAGTACAGCTGAAATTCGGGTGAGCCGAGGAGCAGCGCGGCAATCGTATTGA
- the thrB gene encoding homoserine kinase: MSAFSIHLPATSANLGPGFDTLAVALDRHLEVSAETGTEFSIEATGRHPEVCGSLGRNLLLDVYRKTLAANGKEVQPLALRVHNEIPLGMGMGSSAAVRLAGVALAAHFGQLGWDSDRILAEGVRLEGHPDNAAACWLGGFVAGSWTADHGDGPRLQTVSFRLPEAWRALVVIPTAPLATVASRAVLPESYTRADVVFNLQRASLLTAAFAAGRANLVADAMRDRIHQPYRSQVCPLLPALESLAGTPGVLGVALSGAGPAILLILESESAFESVEAEIRRRTQSGEVAEILRCSFGAGAGETGAR; the protein is encoded by the coding sequence GTGAGTGCCTTTTCGATCCATCTGCCTGCAACCTCGGCCAATCTCGGTCCCGGCTTCGATACGCTGGCCGTCGCGCTCGACCGCCATCTCGAAGTCAGCGCGGAGACAGGCACCGAGTTTTCCATCGAGGCCACCGGCCGTCATCCCGAGGTCTGCGGATCGCTCGGCCGCAACCTGCTGCTCGATGTCTATCGCAAGACCCTCGCGGCCAACGGCAAAGAGGTGCAGCCGCTTGCACTGCGTGTCCATAACGAGATTCCTCTCGGCATGGGCATGGGATCTTCTGCAGCCGTGCGGCTCGCAGGCGTAGCCCTCGCTGCGCACTTCGGCCAGCTTGGCTGGGACAGCGACCGCATCCTCGCCGAGGGCGTACGGCTCGAGGGTCACCCGGACAATGCCGCCGCCTGCTGGCTGGGCGGTTTCGTGGCCGGGTCCTGGACTGCGGATCATGGGGATGGCCCTCGTCTGCAGACCGTCAGCTTCCGTCTGCCCGAGGCCTGGCGTGCACTGGTTGTGATTCCCACGGCGCCGCTCGCCACGGTTGCCTCGCGTGCCGTGCTGCCGGAAAGCTATACCCGCGCCGACGTGGTCTTCAATCTGCAGCGCGCTTCGCTGCTGACGGCCGCCTTTGCCGCAGGCCGCGCCAACCTCGTAGCCGATGCCATGCGCGACCGCATCCATCAGCCTTATCGCTCCCAGGTTTGCCCGCTGCTCCCTGCGCTCGAATCGCTGGCTGGAACGCCGGGCGTGCTGGGCGTTGCGCTCAGCGGTGCCGGTCCTGCCATCCTGCTGATCCTCGAATCGGAATCAGCCTTCGAATCGGTGGAAGCCGAGATTCGCCGCCGCACCCAGTCTGGCGAAGTAGCCGAGATTCTGCGGTGCAGTTTTGGAGCCGGCGCCGGAGAGACCGGAGCAAGATAG
- the thrC gene encoding threonine synthase, with translation MMQVEHQLRCTGCGRVIAQEALKEDFRCPECSHLYEVEYPAWSASSAADTSASKRNLPNPSALRWLWKERRTSLELKDQSGIWRFRDLLPILKDEANIVTLREGNTPLYELPRAARSIGVERVYAKHQGMNPTGSFKDAGMTTALSVAHERGFSWVACASTGNTSAAMAAYAARAGMRSLVLIPEGKIAWGKLSQSLDYGALTCQLRTDFDGCVRVLAEVVRRAPVFLLNSVNPYRVEGQKTPAFEIAESLDWQLPDHLIVPGGNLANCSALGKGFLEMKLLGLTDRVPRISVIQAEGANPLYRSMQENGGKELTPVEADTRASAIRIGNPASWRKAVRILEATGGWVEQVNEAEIALAKAEIGAEGIGCEPASAVTLAGLKKLVAQGHVQPSESVVLLLTGHTLKDSDYTIRYHRGDLLTEEEIAPLRPEIESTRRNTVELDADVDQVLRALEKAVQP, from the coding sequence ATGATGCAAGTCGAACATCAGTTGCGCTGCACCGGCTGCGGCCGTGTGATCGCACAGGAAGCCCTGAAGGAAGATTTCCGCTGCCCCGAGTGCAGCCATCTTTACGAAGTGGAGTATCCGGCCTGGTCGGCAAGCTCCGCTGCCGATACCTCCGCAAGCAAGCGGAACCTGCCCAACCCCAGCGCCCTGCGCTGGCTCTGGAAAGAGCGCCGCACCTCGCTCGAGCTCAAGGACCAGAGCGGTATCTGGCGCTTCCGCGACCTGCTGCCGATTCTCAAGGACGAAGCCAATATCGTCACGCTGCGCGAAGGCAACACACCGCTCTATGAGCTCCCCCGCGCGGCCCGCTCCATCGGCGTCGAGCGCGTCTATGCCAAGCACCAGGGCATGAATCCGACCGGCTCCTTCAAGGATGCCGGCATGACCACGGCGCTCTCCGTCGCGCACGAACGCGGTTTCTCCTGGGTAGCATGCGCTTCCACCGGCAATACCTCCGCAGCCATGGCCGCCTACGCAGCCCGCGCCGGCATGCGCAGCCTGGTGTTGATTCCCGAAGGCAAGATCGCCTGGGGCAAGCTCTCGCAGTCGCTTGACTACGGCGCACTCACCTGCCAGCTCCGCACCGACTTCGATGGCTGCGTCCGCGTGCTGGCCGAGGTCGTCCGCCGCGCGCCCGTCTTCCTGCTCAACTCGGTCAATCCCTATCGAGTCGAAGGCCAGAAGACTCCTGCCTTTGAGATCGCGGAATCGCTCGACTGGCAGTTGCCCGACCATCTCATCGTCCCCGGCGGAAATCTCGCCAACTGCTCGGCGCTCGGCAAGGGCTTCCTCGAGATGAAGCTGCTCGGCCTCACCGACCGCGTGCCGCGCATCTCCGTCATCCAGGCCGAAGGCGCGAATCCGCTCTACCGCAGCATGCAGGAGAATGGCGGCAAGGAGCTGACCCCGGTCGAAGCCGACACGCGCGCCTCCGCCATCCGCATCGGCAACCCGGCATCGTGGCGCAAGGCCGTCCGCATCCTCGAAGCGACCGGCGGCTGGGTTGAGCAGGTCAACGAAGCCGAGATCGCGCTGGCCAAGGCCGAGATCGGCGCCGAAGGCATCGGCTGCGAACCCGCTTCCGCCGTCACCCTCGCCGGCCTCAAGAAGCTCGTCGCGCAGGGACACGTACAGCCATCGGAATCGGTCGTCCTGCTGCTCACCGGGCACACGCTCAAAGATTCGGACTACACCATCCGCTACCATCGCGGCGACCTGCTCACGGAAGAAGAGATTGCGCCGCTGCGTCCGGAGATCGAGTCCACCCGCCGCAACACGGTCGAGCTCGATGCCGACGTCGACCAGGTGCTGCGCGCGCTCGAAAAGGCAGTACAACCGTGA
- the modB gene encoding molybdate ABC transporter permease subunit, with the protein MDWQALGLTLRLAAVTTALLLALSVPLAFWLVSTRSRLRPLVEALTTLPLLLPPTVLGFYLLVLMGPRTPVGRAWIALTGHPLAFSFSGLVAGSILYSLPFAVQPLTAGFAAVDPALLEQARLLGAGRWRILREVLLPLSVRSVVTAAVLAFTHTVGEFGVVLMIGGDIPGSTRTLSIVIYDQVQSFAYAEANRTALMLVVVALAGLIALSMLQRTTWLAPSAEVRRD; encoded by the coding sequence TTGGACTGGCAGGCGTTGGGTCTGACGCTGCGGCTGGCCGCCGTGACGACGGCTCTGCTGCTGGCGCTGTCTGTGCCTCTGGCGTTCTGGCTGGTAAGCACGCGCTCGCGGCTGCGGCCGCTGGTAGAGGCCCTCACGACGCTGCCACTGCTGCTGCCGCCGACGGTGCTGGGTTTCTACCTGCTGGTTCTGATGGGACCGCGTACGCCGGTGGGCCGTGCGTGGATCGCGCTGACCGGGCACCCGCTGGCGTTTTCGTTCTCCGGGCTGGTGGCGGGATCGATTCTCTACAGCCTGCCCTTTGCCGTGCAGCCGCTGACCGCAGGCTTCGCAGCCGTCGACCCGGCTCTGCTGGAGCAGGCGCGGCTGCTCGGCGCGGGTCGATGGCGCATCCTGCGCGAAGTGCTGCTGCCGCTCTCCGTGCGCTCGGTGGTGACGGCCGCGGTGCTAGCCTTCACGCATACGGTGGGTGAATTCGGCGTGGTGCTGATGATCGGCGGAGATATTCCTGGCTCGACGCGTACGCTTTCGATTGTCATCTACGACCAGGTGCAGAGTTTTGCGTATGCGGAGGCCAATCGCACCGCGCTGATGCTGGTAGTGGTGGCGCTGGCAGGGTTGATCGCGCTCTCGATGTTGCAGCGAACCACATGGCTGGCGCCGTCAGCGGAGGTGCGGCGTGACTAG
- a CDS encoding PIG-L deacetylase family protein gives MSYRLLCITAHPDDESGAFGGALLTAHREGAATHLVCLTDGQAAHYRGNAADGAELGRLRRAELEAASEILGVTSHEVLHYPDGELLRMNLYELIGVLVERIRTLKPHVVLTFGGDGNVNLHRDHTVVSMAATAAFHWAARDFYFPEQLGRGLTTWTAQKLYYHSTPFVSVRDCPELDVMPTVPYSLTLDLKGELAERKNEAFALHSTQAGVLERVRDFLEPHKATERYLLVAARGAIAAHEDTSLFAGVVED, from the coding sequence ATGTCTTATCGCCTGCTTTGCATCACTGCACATCCTGACGACGAAAGCGGCGCCTTTGGAGGCGCGCTGCTCACTGCGCACCGTGAGGGTGCTGCCACACACCTGGTCTGCCTGACGGACGGGCAGGCGGCGCACTATCGCGGCAATGCCGCCGACGGCGCGGAGCTGGGACGGCTGCGCCGGGCCGAACTCGAAGCGGCCAGTGAGATTCTTGGCGTGACCAGCCATGAGGTGCTGCATTATCCCGACGGCGAGCTGCTGCGCATGAATCTGTACGAGCTGATCGGTGTGCTGGTAGAACGCATCCGCACGCTGAAACCGCACGTGGTGCTGACCTTTGGCGGCGATGGCAACGTGAACCTGCATCGCGATCACACCGTGGTGTCGATGGCCGCGACGGCGGCCTTTCACTGGGCTGCGCGCGATTTCTATTTTCCCGAGCAGCTGGGACGCGGGCTTACGACCTGGACGGCGCAGAAGCTTTATTACCACAGCACGCCATTTGTGAGCGTGCGGGACTGCCCCGAGCTCGATGTCATGCCGACGGTGCCGTATTCGCTGACGCTGGACCTGAAAGGGGAACTGGCGGAGCGCAAGAATGAAGCCTTCGCGCTGCACTCGACGCAGGCTGGTGTGCTCGAGCGGGTGCGGGACTTCCTGGAGCCGCACAAGGCGACGGAGCGGTATCTGCTCGTCGCGGCGCGGGGCGCGATCGCGGCGCACGAGGATACATCCTTGTTTGCCGGCGTGGTCGAGGATTAA
- a CDS encoding sulfite oxidase heme-binding subunit YedZ has product MSNRTLKVLKILSHLACAAPLVWLLWLAIENHLGPDPTHTVTFFTGKGTLRLLVLSLAVTPVRRLSPRLSWLIRFRRMLGLWAFAYGCLHLLTYIALYAGFSVDAMLDDLSRRRFIFAGMASWALMVPLALTSTAWSIRKLGGKAWNRLHRLAYLSAIAGVVHYWWGVKQGVHSPFAITLTLAVLLIVRPLWGFFHAMGKAQSPSDAMKRTL; this is encoded by the coding sequence ATGTCGAACCGCACGCTCAAGGTCCTCAAGATTCTTTCTCACCTCGCCTGCGCGGCACCGCTCGTCTGGCTGCTTTGGCTGGCCATCGAAAACCATCTCGGCCCGGACCCGACGCACACCGTCACCTTCTTTACGGGCAAGGGAACGCTGCGGCTGCTGGTGCTCTCGCTCGCCGTCACGCCTGTCCGTCGCCTTTCTCCCCGGCTCAGCTGGCTCATCCGCTTCCGCCGCATGCTCGGGCTCTGGGCCTTTGCCTATGGCTGCCTGCATCTGCTCACCTACATCGCGCTCTATGCCGGCTTCAGCGTAGACGCGATGCTCGACGACCTCAGCCGCAGGCGCTTCATTTTTGCCGGCATGGCGTCATGGGCGCTCATGGTGCCGCTGGCGCTCACCTCGACGGCCTGGTCCATCCGCAAGCTGGGCGGCAAAGCCTGGAACCGCCTGCACCGACTGGCCTATCTCTCTGCCATCGCAGGTGTTGTGCATTACTGGTGGGGAGTCAAACAGGGCGTCCACTCCCCCTTTGCCATCACCCTCACTCTCGCAGTCCTGCTGATCGTGCGGCCGCTCTGGGGCTTCTTTCATGCCATGGGGAAAGCGCAATCGCCTTCCGATGCGATGAAACGGACTCTATAA
- the modA gene encoding molybdate ABC transporter substrate-binding protein produces the protein MVLSFVFLLALAAHAQQVLHVAAAADLEPVLPKILTEFTAATGIQADASYKSSAVLATQILNGAPFDLFMAADLSFPEKVIAAGMAEETQPVVYAQGTLVLWTRNDTPFAKLSPATLEATLRDPAVKTIAVANAEHAPYGRAAQAALTHMGLYDTLKPKLVVAENIAQTAQFVESGNAQLGLISLTSAKTARLAASGHYAEVPREDYPPLEQGAIVVKHAGANAAAARRFLLFLATPKIVDELRAGGLAPATISRVK, from the coding sequence GTGGTATTGTCCTTTGTCTTTCTGCTGGCGCTGGCGGCGCATGCTCAGCAGGTGCTGCACGTGGCCGCGGCCGCCGATCTGGAGCCGGTGCTGCCGAAAATTCTGACTGAGTTCACGGCGGCAACGGGCATACAGGCGGATGCTTCGTACAAGTCGTCCGCTGTGCTGGCGACGCAGATTCTTAATGGCGCGCCGTTCGACCTGTTCATGGCGGCGGATCTGAGCTTTCCGGAGAAAGTGATTGCGGCGGGCATGGCTGAGGAGACGCAGCCGGTGGTCTACGCGCAGGGCACGCTGGTGTTGTGGACGCGCAACGATACGCCGTTCGCGAAACTCTCGCCCGCTACGCTCGAAGCCACGTTGCGCGATCCGGCGGTGAAGACGATTGCCGTGGCCAATGCCGAGCACGCGCCGTATGGACGCGCAGCACAGGCGGCGCTCACGCACATGGGACTCTACGACACGCTGAAGCCGAAGCTGGTGGTGGCTGAAAACATCGCGCAGACGGCGCAATTTGTGGAGAGCGGCAACGCGCAGCTGGGGCTGATCTCGTTGACCTCGGCCAAGACAGCACGGCTGGCGGCAAGTGGACATTATGCGGAAGTGCCGCGGGAGGATTATCCGCCACTGGAGCAGGGCGCGATTGTGGTGAAGCACGCCGGCGCGAATGCGGCAGCCGCGCGCCGGTTTCTCTTGTTCCTGGCTACTCCAAAGATCGTGGATGAGCTGAGGGCCGGCGGACTGGCGCCTGCAACTATTTCACGGGTGAAGTAA